A part of Vulcanisaeta moutnovskia 768-28 genomic DNA contains:
- a CDS encoding RIO1 family regulatory kinase/ATPase domain-containing protein produces MSNYETFIKICERINCPRSYVGSVLSELSRLGVTEILSDGTVEFMGFRLLGKGQNSLVFKCRVGNDYYACKIRRFDSSRPNLLNEGNYLRLANSIGVGPRLIGYASNVLIMELINGAPIQKYVIIADPMELKEVLKDLLWQCRRLDSIGLAHNELSRPQDHIVISGGKAFIIDFESASLNSRVSNVAQLLNALIMGRGFVQDRIRSVTGISINFYELRETIRRYKSTRSDADFIQLLRLLSLK; encoded by the coding sequence ATGAGCAATTACGAGACCTTTATCAAGATATGCGAACGCATTAATTGCCCAAGGAGTTACGTAGGTTCAGTACTAAGTGAATTATCGAGACTAGGTGTGACGGAGATCCTTAGTGATGGTACTGTTGAGTTCATGGGCTTTAGACTATTGGGTAAGGGCCAGAATAGCCTTGTGTTTAAGTGCCGTGTTGGTAATGATTACTACGCCTGTAAGATTAGGCGTTTTGATTCATCAAGGCCAAATCTACTGAATGAGGGTAATTACCTAAGACTTGCTAATTCCATAGGTGTTGGACCAAGGTTAATTGGGTATGCAAGTAATGTATTAATCATGGAATTGATAAATGGTGCACCAATACAGAAGTACGTAATTATAGCAGATCCAATGGAGTTGAAGGAAGTTCTTAAGGATCTTCTTTGGCAATGCCGTAGGCTAGACTCCATAGGACTAGCGCATAATGAGCTAAGTAGGCCCCAGGACCACATAGTCATTAGTGGCGGTAAGGCCTTCATAATTGACTTCGAAAGTGCCAGTCTGAATAGTAGGGTTAGTAATGTTGCTCAATTACTAAATGCATTAATAATGGGTAGGGGCTTTGTTCAGGATCGTATACGGTCAGTTACGGGCATAAGCATTAATTTCTATGAATTACGTGAAACAATTAGGAGGTATAAATCCACGA